A genomic window from Herbiconiux aconitum includes:
- a CDS encoding CaiB/BaiF CoA transferase family protein, which translates to MTEPIASATPPLTGLRVLDVSTLFAGPLAATFLGDFGADVIKVEHPRKPDAARGHGPAKDGVNLWWKTLGRNKRTVTIDLGDPEGAQLLLSLAAEADVLIENFRPGTLERWGLGPETLHAANPRLVVARVTAFGQVGPYSGRPGFGSLAEAMSGFAALTGEPDGPPTLPPFGLADGIAALATAYAVMVAVRGVEHSGKGQVIDMAIIEPILMLLGGQITAYDQLGLVQPRTGNRSVNNAPRNVYRTADDDWVAVSTSSQSIAERVMTLVGRGDLVSEPWFASGHSRAEHADELDGAVAAWIAARSTAEVIDRFEQAQAAIARVSDVRGVLADPQYAAIGTVQTVDDDELGPIKMQNVLFRLSETPGGIRWTGRRHGADSASVLAEIGVTPEQLTALRERGVV; encoded by the coding sequence ATGACCGAGCCCATCGCATCCGCGACCCCGCCGCTCACCGGTCTGCGGGTGCTCGACGTGTCGACGCTGTTCGCCGGGCCGCTCGCGGCCACCTTCCTGGGAGATTTCGGGGCGGATGTGATCAAGGTCGAACATCCGCGCAAGCCGGATGCCGCGCGCGGGCACGGTCCGGCGAAAGACGGAGTGAACCTCTGGTGGAAGACGCTGGGGCGCAACAAGCGCACCGTCACCATCGACCTCGGCGACCCGGAGGGGGCGCAGCTGCTGCTGTCGCTCGCCGCCGAGGCCGATGTGCTGATCGAGAACTTCCGGCCGGGAACGCTGGAGCGCTGGGGCCTCGGACCGGAGACTCTGCACGCGGCGAATCCGCGGCTCGTCGTGGCGCGGGTCACGGCATTCGGGCAGGTGGGACCGTATTCCGGTCGACCCGGTTTCGGCAGCCTCGCCGAGGCGATGAGCGGGTTTGCCGCCCTCACGGGAGAGCCCGACGGGCCGCCCACGCTGCCGCCGTTCGGTCTCGCCGACGGCATCGCCGCCCTCGCCACCGCGTACGCGGTGATGGTGGCGGTGCGTGGGGTCGAGCACTCCGGCAAGGGCCAGGTGATCGACATGGCCATCATCGAGCCGATTCTGATGCTGCTCGGCGGCCAGATCACCGCCTACGACCAGCTCGGCCTGGTGCAACCGCGCACCGGAAACCGCTCGGTCAACAATGCGCCGCGCAACGTCTACCGCACGGCCGACGACGATTGGGTGGCCGTGTCGACGAGTTCGCAGTCGATCGCCGAACGCGTGATGACCCTGGTGGGGCGGGGTGACCTGGTCAGCGAGCCGTGGTTCGCCAGCGGGCACTCGCGAGCGGAGCACGCCGACGAACTCGATGGAGCGGTGGCGGCGTGGATCGCGGCACGATCCACGGCCGAGGTCATCGACCGGTTCGAGCAGGCGCAGGCCGCGATCGCCCGGGTGTCGGATGTGCGCGGGGTGCTCGCCGATCCGCAGTACGCCGCGATCGGCACGGTGCAGACCGTCGACGACGACGAGCTCGGGCCGATCAAGATGCAGAATGTGCTGTTCCGGCTCTCCGAGACGCCCGGGGGCATCCGCTGGACCGGTCGCCGGCACGGGGCCGACAGCGCGTCGGTGCTCGCCGAGATCGGGGTGACCCCGGAACAGTTGACCGCTCTGCGGGAACGGGGTGTCGTGTGA